Within the Mycobacterium gordonae genome, the region GCAGTCTTGCGGTGGGGTTCGACATTTCCGAGCCGATGCTGACCCGGGCCGTGCAGGACAACAGCGGACCACGGACCTGTTACGTGCGCGGCGATGCGCGCGAGTTGCCGTTCGGCGACGAGACCTTCGATGCCGTTTGCTGTTTCGGTGCGCTCTACCTGATACCCGAGCCGTTCCGGGTCGCCCACGAGATGATCCGGGTGCTGCGGCCCGGCGGACGGATCGCCATCCTGACCAGTTACGCCGGCCAGCCACCGCCGATCAACCTGGCCCTCAACACCACAGCGCGCCTGATCGGGCTCACCATGTTTGACAAGGACGCCTTCGTCGACCTGTTCACCGAGGCCAGGTTGATCGATGTCGAACAGCAGACGCAGCGTGCGCTGCAGTTCGTCACGGGGGCCAAACCGGAGTAGCGCTACGACGCGGCGGCCTCGCAGACACCGAACAACCGGACCACCGGGGTACCGGCTTCATATTCCAGCACCCGCGGCCGTGCCCCTTGCGACGTCAGGGTGATCATCATGGGTTGCCCGCTGCGCTGCGACATCTGCACGCATTCGACCTCGAAGAGGCGGAATCTGCCGCCGTCTGGGATGGCCAGCGAATAGCCGGGTTCGACGGACTCGGCAGGGACCTTCTGCAAGTAGTACTTGGTGCTCATCCCATGAGGCTAGGGCCGGATCACGACACACTCCGGTGCCGAAACACGGTCTCAGTGATTGCTCAGCGGAATTTTGGAACTTCATCAGGCTCCGCGCCGCACGGTCAGGTCGACGGAACCGAACGCACCGTGATCACATCGCGCAGCGGGTCGGGCGAGGTTGCCATCTCGCCCACAAAGGGGTGCGAAAACTCAAGGACGAGAACCCGGCTCGCCACCACCAGTACGCCCACGGTCACGACCGTCACGCTGTGGATCCGGGGATGCGCGACGCCCGGATTCGGTCGGCGTCGGGCTGGTCGGACGCGGTGAGGTCCCTGGCCAGCTGGATCCCGGCCGTGTCTTCATCGCGGGCCTGGGCGTCCTCGGTGCTGATCTGGCTCCACATGCCGGAGACGACGACACCGATGAAGAACGGCTAGACGTAGCCGACGATCCCATACGCGAACCGGATGGCATCGTTGTGGTCACCGGCGCCGAGCTGGGGAAACTTGCTTCGGACCAGTTGGCGGACCAGCACCGCGCCGCTGGCGATGAGGACGACCAGCAGAATCAGCAGAAGCCACGATCACACATTGGCGACGATCCAACTGCTCACTCGCCACCCCTCCTTCCCCCAAGGCAACGACTCTAGCCAGTAGTTTTATCTCGTGGTGGATTTCTGGAGCGTGCGATGAGCGTCGCCGGGTTCGTTCTCGGCTTGGTCGCGACCGTCCTCGCGGTGATTTCGCTGGGTTGGCAGCTGGCCGCCTACCGGCAACAGCGACCCCG harbors:
- a CDS encoding class I SAM-dependent methyltransferase; amino-acid sequence: MIDNQDRVELTRSLLNKPATLRHGYLDVLGESTAAPVPTFAQRAMNSPFVATVYEGLWRPTSFYLASGVTTQAEERRAATALHLRSAKRLLDVACGPGNFTAPLAAQLSTGSLAVGFDISEPMLTRAVQDNSGPRTCYVRGDARELPFGDETFDAVCCFGALYLIPEPFRVAHEMIRVLRPGGRIAILTSYAGQPPPINLALNTTARLIGLTMFDKDAFVDLFTEARLIDVEQQTQRALQFVTGAKPE